GGATATGCAGCCTTTGTTAGAGTATGCATTTCCTGTTTACCACGTTGACAActgaacaaattaaaatgttggaAAGTGTTGATGTGGAGTAAATTGGTAAATTGGTTATTGTAACAGCAAAATAATTCGGTGTTCCTTAATGATGAACGTCCTTGTGTACCTGTATTGATGCTGAAAAGTaaataagtcaataaataaaGAATTGCCCTGTCCGAAATGGCACACTTGATATGCACTTATGGTTTTGTGGACTTAAAATGGTCGCCGCATGAGTGTGTCCATCAAGTCAACAAGATTGTAAGGGTGTCCCAttagtcattttaaatttcaGAAGGATACCCACAAGTGCCCCCTTTGCGGTCGATATGTGCCCTCAAGGCACACTTTTCCTGAGTCCGTACTGGTGTGAGCTTCACAGTAGACTTCTTTTCAACAGTCAACACTGTGTTATTTCATGAATGTGAAAAAGTATGGACTCGTAGGAAGACCACAGGTGTATAGGGTGCTATTTGCTTCAGGGCCAATAAAACAGCAACTTCAACATTGCAATTTCATTCCATTGAATTGTAATATCAAGAGCTTTTTCAGAAACTCCATGAGACCGCTTCAACTGCTAAGGCAGTGCATGTATCATACAGTTTGTTAATGTAGGTTAGTTTAAGCTGTGATATATTATTTCAACTGTTTACTTGATTTAATTTCCCCTGCTTTAGTATGGTTCTGTTCATCCACCTTCACTTTCCATGTGTTGACTAGTTCTGTGTTAGTGATTTAGTACATAAAACTGTGTGTACAATACATTTCAATTCTCTGGTTATAATTCTGATCCAAATATTATAATTACCACAAGTTATGATTAATTACTAATATTTGCCCTTTGAGCTAATTCGCTACTAACCCTTTCTTGCTTTCATTTTAGACCTAATGGAAGACAGTGAGGAGAGTGAAGAACGGAATGAGGCAGAGGACAAACATAATCATGTCAAAACTTGTGAGAAATCTTTAAGTTGCTCACAGACTAAAAGTAATTTATTGAAAAAAGCCAAAAAGCCTTTCACCTGCTCTCATTGTGGGAAGTGTTACACAGTAAAAGCAACCCTGGCAATACACATGAGGACCCATACTGGAGAAAATCTGCACACGTGTGATCAATGCGGGAAGAGTTTTCCGATAAAAGCATACCTTAAGGACCACAtgagaatccacactggagaaaaaccgtactcatgtgatcagtgcgggaagagttttacGATGAAAGGAACCCTTAAGgatcacatgagagttcacactggagagaagctgtactcgtgtgatcagtgcgggaagagttttgcaTACAGACACAGTCTTAAAAGTCACATGAGAGCTCATAGTGGAGAGAAGCCATTCtcatgtgatcaatgtgggaaTAATTTCACAAGTAAAAGATCTCTTAAGGAACACATGacaatccacactggagtgaaaccacacacatgtgatcaatgtgggacAAGTTTCAGACAAAAAGCAGCCCTTAGGGAGCACATGAccatccacactggagtgaagccgtttgcatgtgatcagtgtggaaagagtttcagaaaGTCATGCACTTTTAAAGTACACCTGCGTCGTCATTCTGGAGAAAGACCATTTAACTGTGACCAGTGTGGTAAAACTTTTTTTAGGTCAGATGCGCTGAAGGACCACCTGAaagttcatacaaaggagaagCCTTACATGTGTACTTTGTGTGGAAGGAGTTTTAGTCAGTCGGGtactttaaaaatgcatcagAAAAGACACAACAGTGTGAAGGAGCATATGTGTTTTGATTGTGGGAAGACTTTTGTTAGAGATGCTGAACTCAAACTGCACCAGAGCACTcatactggagaaaaaccttacaagtgttcacactgtgacaagagattcagatGGTCAGAttatctgaaaaaacatgagaggatccacaccggAGAAAAACCTttcaagtgttcacactgtgacaagagattcaaatGGTCAGAATATCTAAAAAAACACGAGAGGATCCATACTGGAGAGaagctgtatcagtgcagtcaaTGTGAAAAGAGTTTCACTCTGTCGTCATCTTTACTCAGTCATACAAAAAAGAAATGTGTGAAATCATGAACTCTTATCTGAATAAAAATCTGAATTCTTTGGATCCAGCACATTTAATTGTGACACTGTGACACCAAACATTACCCAATAAAACAAGCAATAAAATTGAT
This DNA window, taken from Carassius auratus strain Wakin chromosome 22, ASM336829v1, whole genome shotgun sequence, encodes the following:
- the LOC113040442 gene encoding gastrula zinc finger protein XlCGF52.1-like; its protein translation is MNKPEPFRINHKDTAKQGDLMEDSEESEERNEAEDKHNHVKTCEKSLSCSQTKSNLLKKAKKPFTCSHCGKCYTVKATLAIHMRTHTGENLHTCDQCGKSFPIKAYLKDHMRIHTGEKPYSCDQCGKSFTMKGTLKDHMRVHTGEKLYSCDQCGKSFAYRHSLKSHMRAHSGEKPFSCDQCGNNFTSKRSLKEHMTIHTGVKPHTCDQCGTSFRQKAALREHMTIHTGVKPFACDQCGKSFRKSCTFKVHLRRHSGERPFNCDQCGKTFFRSDALKDHLKVHTKEKPYMCTLCGRSFSQSGTLKMHQKRHNSVKEHMCFDCGKTFVRDAELKLHQSTHTGEKPYKCSHCDKRFRWSDYLKKHERIHTGEKPFKCSHCDKRFKWSEYLKKHERIHTGEKLYQCSQCEKSFTLSSSLLSHTKKKCVKS